The Acomys russatus chromosome 3, mAcoRus1.1, whole genome shotgun sequence genome has a window encoding:
- the LOC127186919 gene encoding vomeronasal type-1 receptor 4-like has product MVLNTSEITIFLLLTGLGTVANVYVFVNYTCTFLGSGNMSIHLILIHLAVTNIIMLFSKGMPTTIAALGMRHFLGDVGCHVSVYLERMARGLSICTSSLLTVVQAIIMSPRASCCGRLGLKSAWHVLLSLFLFWILNPLVSMNLLLSIRDKGTNTSPLHKNSRYCYFKKESQKINNIFLTLLVLRDAVFQGAMGGASGYMVFLLHKHHQHVLHLQNSKLLYRTPPELRAAQSVLLLMLCFVFFYWSDCVFSLYLSSSLKNDSLTVHFQEFLTLGYAVVSPLVLIHRDGHLAECCHAQRY; this is encoded by the coding sequence ATGGTTTTGAATACGAGCGAAATAACAATATTCCTTCTTCTAACTGGACTTGGCACTGTTgcaaatgtttatgtttttgtgaATTATACATGCACTTTTTTGGGTTCTGGGAATATGTCTATACACCTAATCCTCATCCACTTGGCTGTGACAAATATTATAATGCTTTTTTCCAAGGGAATGCCAACGACAATAGCGGCTTTAGGTATGAGGCACTTCCTTGGTGATGTAGGCTGTCACGTTAGTGTTTATCTAGAAAGGATGGCCCGGGGCCTCTCCATCTGCACCAGCAGTCTCCTCACAGTGGTCCAGGCCATCATCATGAGCCCCAGAGCCTCCTGCTGTGGAAGGCTCGGACTGAAGTCTGCATGGCATGTGCTTCTCTCACTGTTCCTCTTTTGGATTCTCAATCCCTTGGTCAGCATGAACCTCCTCCTTTCCATCAGAGACAAAGGTACAAACACATCACCACTGCACAAGAATAGCAGATATtgttatttcaaaaaagaaagtcaaaaaataaacaacattttTCTCACCCTCCTGGTCCTGAGAGACGCAGTGTTCCAGGGCGCCATGGGAGGGGCCAGTGGCTACATGGTGTTTCTTCTCCACAAGCACCACCAGCACGTCCTCCACCTTCAGAACTCCAAGCTTCTCTACAGAACTCCCCCTGAGCTGAGAGCTGCTCAGAGTGTCCTCCTTCTGatgctctgctttgttttcttctactggagtgattgtgtcttttctttatatttatcttCCTCTTTAAAGAATGACTCCTTAACAGTGCATTTTCAAGAATTCCTGACCCTTGGTTACGCAGTTGTCAGCCCCCTCGTGCTGATCCACAGGGATGGACACCTGGCTGAGTGCTGTCATGCTCAGAGATATTGA